The stretch of DNA TGTGTTTATTCCGGCGGTGCCGCGAGCCTCGGGCGCGTTCTGCTCAGGTTCCGCTGCCATCAGGAGCCTTACGCGTCCAGCTCGTCGGCGACCTTACGAAGGGCCACCGCGATCGCCTTGGCTTTGTTGCCCTCCGGGTACTTGCCCGCCGAGAGAGTTCCGGAAAGGTTGTCCAGAACGGTCACAAGATCCTGGACCAGCGGGGCAAGATCCTTGGCGCTGGGACGCTTGGCCTTGGCGATGGACGGCGTCTTGTCCAGCACGCGCAAGCCCAACGCCTGGGCGCCCTTGCGGCCGTCAGCTACGCCAAACTCCACACGGGTCCCCGCCTTGAGGTCCGTTACGCCCTCGGGAAGCGCCGATTTGGGCAGGAAGACTTCCTGGCCGTCTTCAGCCGCGAGGAACCCGAAGCCCTTTTCCTTGTCATACCACTTGACCTTGCCGGTAGGCACGTAATCAACCTTCTTCGTTCTGCTGGTGACACAGCCGGCGGCCACCGCATCCACATTGATATGCGGGTTCAAGGTATGGCTGCCTGGACCGTGTTGGTCTGTTCCTTCAAGGTTATCCTGCCATGGGCACTATGACAGTGTGAGGCGCGGGGCGGGACTGTTAGCGTTGGCCACATGAGACCATTGCGCTTCCGCCGGGCCCTGCAGATTATCGCGGCCGGAGTCGCCGTACTGTCACTGCTGGCAGTCGGAGCAGTCATGGCCCTGGCCTTCGGCAGGCTCGTTGCCCCGGTCTGGCTCACCTCCACGGCGCTCTACGGCCTGCCCGTAGCCTTCCTGCTGATGCTGGTGCTCGTGGCCGACGCGGTTACGGCCCGACGCCGGACGCGGCAGCCCGGCGGAGGGTAGCGTTGAACTGATGTCCCTCATCCGCGCCCTCAGCAAGGAACTGGAAGCACGCAGCGACGACTCGCTGCGGGCCCTGTTCTCGGCGCGGCCGGACCTCATTTCCCCCGGAGTTCCGGACTTCGCAGCCCTCGCTGCCCGCGCGAGCAGCCGGGTGAGCGTGCAGCGTGCCCTGGAGCGGCTCAACCGGCCCGAAATGCAGGTGCTGGAAACGCTGCATCTGTGTACCAACACCGACACCGGGCACAGCGCCTCGTCAGCGATGCTGAAGAAGCTCATCAATGGCGCCTCCCTGGCCTCTCTGGACCGCTTGCTGCACTCGCTGCAGGAGCTGGCGCTGGTGCACCGGGCCGAGCCTCCGCACGGGGTTACCCCGGCACAGTCACGGCATCGGTACTACCTGCCGGTGGGGAGCCTCAAGGACGTCATCGGCATCTACCCGGCCGGCCTCGGGCGCAGTTACACGGAGTTGGTCCGGCTGCAGCCGGCGTTTGCGCAGCGCGTGGTCCAGCTCGTCGGGGAACTGCACCGCAGCGGGGCGGCTGTCGCCCCTGCCACGACGCCGATGGAGGCGGCCCTGTCACTGCAGCACTGGACGGCGACGCCGGAATCGCTCCAGCGGATCCTTGCCACCGCTCCGGAACGCACCACTGCCCTCCTGGACCGGTTCGGCAACTGGGCCATGGGCGCCGTCCCGCAGGCCCAGCGCCGCGCTTCCGTCATCCACCAGGCCTCCGACGTCGGGCCCGTGGACTGGCTGCTGGCGCGCGGCTTGCTGGTGCCGCTGGATGCCGCCCACGTCGAGCTTCCGCGCAGCGTGGGCGTCTCCCTCCGCGGCGGCTTCGTCATTGAGAACTTCGCCCTGACACCCCCTGTTCCCCGGCTGGGCTTCACGAGCGCCGCACTGCGCCGGAACGCGGCCCTGGGTGCCATCGCCGAGACCCTCCGGCTGGTCGGCGAACTGCTTCACGTGATCCGGGAACAGCCGCTGGCAACGCTTCGCAGCGGCGGCGTCGGCGTGCGCGAGATGAAGCGCCTGGCCGACGCGCTGCGGATCGAACTGCGCGACGCCGGAGTGCTGGCCGAGCTGTGCGCCCTCGCGGGATTACTGCGCCTCGACGTCGACAGTTCCTCCTGGGTCCAGCCGCCGCAGCTGGAGTGGCTTGCGCTGCCGCGCCAGGAACAGTGGCTCTGGCTGGTCAACGCCTGGCTCGCCAGCGAGCGCGCTCCGTCGCTCGTGGGGCAACCCGTTACCGGCGGCGCCCCGGCGCCCTCGGCGCACCGGGGCACGGCGGGGGCCATGATCAATGCGCTTTCTGCGGAGGCGCAGCGGCCGGACGCGCCTGTGATCCGGAAACGGATTCTGGAGATCCTTCGGGAACTCAGCCTGGAAGCCTCGACACTGGACGGCCAGGCCCCCGTGCTCGACGCGGCGGCCGTGCTGGAACGCGCCGACTGGTCACAGCCCCGGATGGCCCGGCGCTTCAGCTCGCTGGTCCGGGGGGTCCTGGCAGAGGCTGAACTGCTGGGGTTGATGGGATCCGGAGCCCTAAGCCAGATCGGCGCCGCGATCGCCGCCGGAGAGCCCGAAGAGGCACTGGGCATCCTTGGCGAACACCTCCCCGCGGCGCTCAACCATGTCCTG from Arthrobacter sp. B3I9 encodes:
- a CDS encoding cold-shock protein, translated to MPTGKVKWYDKEKGFGFLAAEDGQEVFLPKSALPEGVTDLKAGTRVEFGVADGRKGAQALGLRVLDKTPSIAKAKRPSAKDLAPLVQDLVTVLDNLSGTLSAGKYPEGNKAKAIAVALRKVADELDA
- a CDS encoding helicase-associated domain-containing protein, which produces MSLIRALSKELEARSDDSLRALFSARPDLISPGVPDFAALAARASSRVSVQRALERLNRPEMQVLETLHLCTNTDTGHSASSAMLKKLINGASLASLDRLLHSLQELALVHRAEPPHGVTPAQSRHRYYLPVGSLKDVIGIYPAGLGRSYTELVRLQPAFAQRVVQLVGELHRSGAAVAPATTPMEAALSLQHWTATPESLQRILATAPERTTALLDRFGNWAMGAVPQAQRRASVIHQASDVGPVDWLLARGLLVPLDAAHVELPRSVGVSLRGGFVIENFALTPPVPRLGFTSAALRRNAALGAIAETLRLVGELLHVIREQPLATLRSGGVGVREMKRLADALRIELRDAGVLAELCALAGLLRLDVDSSSWVQPPQLEWLALPRQEQWLWLVNAWLASERAPSLVGQPVTGGAPAPSAHRGTAGAMINALSAEAQRPDAPVIRKRILEILRELSLEASTLDGQAPVLDAAAVLERADWSQPRMARRFSSLVRGVLAEAELLGLMGSGALSQIGAAIAAGEPEEALGILGEHLPAALNHVLLQADLTAVAPGYLAPELSEKLLTMADAEGQGPATIYRFSVSSVRRALDAGQDGQALLDFLRQHSATAIPQPLTYLIEDTAARHARLRVGAAASFIQSEDETALLELLNASAASGLSLSRIAPTVLVSSAPPRETAQVLRSLGLSPAVEESESAVVRLRRATPAPNGTSRPVYTPPRTAPPEADVDAQLAVLRGGRPAADGTGAHPAAAGSEEAVQLGLETLLKAIRLKQRVVMNVVDGMGNAVPETVVPLAVNGGRVRVFDPAKETERVLSIHRIIDVEAAEELLQ